The sequence CAGCCACGCGCTGAACCCGTCGCGCCAGCACAGCGAGTCCGGTCCCAGCTCGCCTCGCTCACAGAAGCCCTTCAGCGCCGTGAGGTCGTGCGGTCCCGAGGGCTTCGCGCCCAGCGCGACATACCAGTCGTGGCTCACCGCCGCTTCCTGCACGGAGGACACGAGCGGACGGCCCCGGTGCAGGCGCTCGCCCAGCATCTCTCCGCGGGAGCGCGACTGCGTGGCGGGCGCTGCGATGCGGTTCTTGTCCGTGCGCAGCTTGCTGACGAAGGCGTCCAGCTCCGCGTCGGACACACCGCCCAGCACGGGCGTGGAGCTTCCCTCCGGTTCCCCTGGAAGACCTCCCTGGGCACTGCCCAGGTCGCTACCGCCGTCCCCTGAGTTACCGACCATGCACCCGCTCCTTGCCAGAGCCCGATTGACGACCCGCCCGACCACCTTCTGACCTCCCCCCAATGGAATGCCCGCGCGCGGATTCGTCAACGGAGAGTGTAGGCGCGGAGGTGGACATGGAGCGCACTCGAAACAGCGGCCCAGCGGAAATGTCCGTCCCCATCCGGGCGCGAGCACGCCCCTGTGCGGTGCTTGCGCACAGCCGCGGTGTCGGACCTCCAGCGCGCCACCTCCGCGTCAGAGCCGCTTCTGGAGCACCACGAAGGTGGGCGAGGGGTAGCCCGCGTGGGTGCCGTGGGCGAGGAACGTGTAGCCCAGGCGGGCGTACCAGTCCTGATGGTCCTGGAGCGCGAGCCGCACGTTGAGCCGCACGGGCATGGGGCCCAGCGCACGCGCCCGGGACTCCACCGCCTCCACCAGCGCCCGGGCGACACCCCGGCCCCGGAAGGGAGGCAGCACGGCCAGCCGGTCCAGGTACAGATGGTCCGACTTGGGATGGAAGAAGACGCACCCCTCCGCGCCGGAGGGGGACTCGGCGATGAAGGCGCCCCCGTCCCGCAGCTCGCGCAGGACGACCTCCACCGTCTTGCCGTGGGCGCTGGAGGGCGGGTCGAGCCGCCCCCGGTACTCCTCGAAGGCCTCTCGCAGCAGGAGTGCGAGCAGCGGCGCATCCTCCGGCACGGCTTCACGAATCATCGCGGACGGCTACTCCTTCAGCGCGGCGGTGAACTGGGTAATCGTCTTCTTCGCGTCACCCAGGACCATCATCGTGTTGGAGCGCACGAACAGCTCGTTCTCGATGCCCGCGAAGCCGGTGTTGAGCGAGCGCTTGAGCACGAGGCAGGTCTTCGCCATGTCCGCCGACAGGATGGGCATGCCGTAGATGGGGCTGCTCTGGTTGCTGCGCGC comes from Pyxidicoccus trucidator and encodes:
- a CDS encoding GNAT family N-acetyltransferase, with product MIREAVPEDAPLLALLLREAFEEYRGRLDPPSSAHGKTVEVVLRELRDGGAFIAESPSGAEGCVFFHPKSDHLYLDRLAVLPPFRGRGVARALVEAVESRARALGPMPVRLNVRLALQDHQDWYARLGYTFLAHGTHAGYPSPTFVVLQKRL